The proteins below come from a single Halothiobacillus neapolitanus c2 genomic window:
- a CDS encoding (Fe-S)-binding protein, protein MDTPTHSTNRSPVKMRIKHHALDCVMCGICVPHCPTFALSQNEADGPRGRISLALGLAGGTLALDAGVVAHLDGCLTCRACESVCPSLVRYGGLIDEVRDALAHDEFEPAAANARPRAASRRWIWLRHYVLSQRQVFGAIWTALFLLERLKLAPMMRRFGGRMGQILPPALPRRFRPSAIKSPSPAPEAATKTVGLFIGCTGEALNSDAVRASIKVLSALGYTVEIPTAQVCCGAMHQHGGDIFEATRLRAANRTAFTNGNLSAIVAIGTACAGELQREPSDVPFMEITDFLAQVPADRWPQLQPIPARAAIHLPCSQTRVLKQPHSTEQLLERIPALNRVPLATNDRCCGAAGMHVLMYPDQADALRAPKLEEVKHLKPDFVVSANIGCATHIAVGLGTAVLHPVELIANSIG, encoded by the coding sequence ATGGACACGCCAACCCATTCCACCAATCGCTCACCCGTAAAGATGCGCATCAAACACCATGCGCTCGACTGCGTGATGTGCGGCATCTGCGTCCCCCACTGCCCCACCTTTGCCCTGTCTCAGAATGAAGCGGACGGCCCGCGCGGACGCATCAGTCTCGCACTCGGTTTGGCGGGCGGCACACTCGCGCTTGATGCGGGCGTAGTGGCGCATCTCGATGGCTGCCTGACCTGCCGTGCCTGCGAATCGGTTTGCCCCTCGCTCGTGCGCTATGGCGGACTCATCGACGAGGTTCGCGATGCGCTGGCGCACGATGAATTCGAACCGGCCGCAGCCAATGCACGACCGCGAGCCGCCTCAAGACGCTGGATTTGGCTGCGCCACTATGTATTGAGTCAGCGACAGGTCTTCGGCGCAATTTGGACTGCACTCTTCTTGCTGGAGCGATTAAAGCTTGCCCCCATGATGCGTCGCTTTGGCGGTCGAATGGGGCAAATCCTGCCGCCCGCACTTCCCCGGCGATTCCGTCCGAGTGCCATCAAAAGCCCCTCCCCCGCGCCAGAAGCCGCAACCAAAACCGTTGGGCTTTTTATCGGCTGCACGGGCGAGGCGTTAAACAGCGATGCCGTGCGCGCCAGCATCAAGGTGCTCAGCGCCCTGGGTTATACGGTGGAAATTCCTACCGCTCAAGTTTGCTGCGGCGCCATGCACCAGCACGGCGGCGACATCTTTGAGGCAACCCGTCTGCGTGCGGCAAACCGCACGGCTTTTACCAACGGGAACCTAAGCGCTATCGTTGCCATCGGCACCGCCTGCGCGGGCGAACTTCAACGAGAACCAAGTGATGTACCTTTTATGGAAATCACGGATTTTCTCGCCCAAGTTCCTGCTGACCGATGGCCCCAGTTGCAACCGATCCCGGCGCGCGCAGCCATTCATTTGCCTTGCAGCCAGACTCGCGTGCTTAAACAACCGCACAGCACCGAGCAACTGCTGGAAAGAATCCCTGCGCTGAATCGCGTACCACTGGCCACCAATGACCGCTGCTGTGGGGCGGCCGGAATGCATGTATTAATGTATCCCGATCAGGCCGATGCCCTACGCGCGCCAAAACTTGAAGAAGTGAAGCATCTAAAGCCGGATTTTGTGGTTTCGGCCAATATTGGCTGCGCGACGCACATCGCCGTCGGCCTGGGCACAGCAGTTCTGCACCCGGTGGAATTAATTGCAAATTCAATTGGATAG
- a CDS encoding OsmC family protein gives MKARVKWVEGMAFMAESDSGHGIMLDGSPEIGGRNLGARPMEMVLMGLGGCTAIDVMVILGKQRQPVEDCWIELDAERADVAAPKVFTKIHVHYVVKGSGLDPKQVERAVKLSAEKYCSVSAMLKGSVDITYDFEIKS, from the coding sequence ATGAAAGCACGGGTGAAATGGGTCGAAGGCATGGCATTCATGGCTGAATCCGATAGCGGGCACGGCATCATGCTCGATGGCTCGCCGGAAATCGGCGGGCGCAATCTGGGCGCGCGGCCCATGGAAATGGTGCTGATGGGGTTGGGCGGCTGCACCGCCATCGACGTGATGGTCATTCTGGGCAAACAACGCCAGCCGGTCGAAGACTGCTGGATCGAGCTCGATGCCGAACGCGCGGATGTAGCCGCACCCAAGGTGTTCACCAAGATTCATGTGCACTACGTCGTCAAGGGTTCGGGCCTTGATCCGAAACAAGTCGAACGTGCCGTGAAACTCTCAGCAGAGAAATATTGTTCCGTCTCGGCGATGCTGAAAGGCAGCGTGGATATCACCTATGACTTTGAGATTAAAAGCTGA
- the trpC gene encoding indole-3-glycerol phosphate synthase TrpC, translating to MTDTPDILKKIIARKWAEVAERSALLPVTELALLAREADAPRGFVAALRRKIAAGQPAVIAEVKKASPSRGVLRDPFHPAEIARQYEAGGAACLSVLTDHDFFQGNEDYLREARAACRLPVLRKDFMVDEYQVVEARALGADCILLIVAALSDLEMGALHQQATDLGMDVLVEVHDANELQRALALGIDMVGINNRDLRTFDVTLDTTLGLLSQIPPDILVVTESGILSPADVERMRKNDVHAFLIGEAFMRADDPGAALHHLFGGTSK from the coding sequence ATGACTGATACACCCGACATTCTGAAAAAAATCATCGCCAGAAAATGGGCCGAAGTGGCCGAGCGCAGTGCGCTTCTCCCGGTGACAGAGCTGGCACTGTTGGCTCGTGAGGCGGATGCGCCGCGCGGTTTTGTCGCGGCATTGCGCCGAAAAATTGCTGCGGGGCAACCGGCAGTTATCGCCGAAGTGAAAAAAGCCTCCCCCAGCCGGGGCGTGCTGCGCGACCCGTTCCACCCAGCCGAAATTGCTCGGCAATACGAAGCAGGGGGTGCCGCCTGTTTGTCCGTGCTGACCGATCATGATTTTTTTCAAGGCAATGAGGACTACCTGCGCGAAGCCCGCGCGGCCTGCCGGTTGCCGGTGCTGCGAAAGGACTTCATGGTCGATGAATATCAGGTGGTCGAAGCGCGTGCGCTGGGTGCCGATTGCATTTTGCTGATCGTTGCCGCATTGAGCGATCTCGAAATGGGCGCCTTGCATCAGCAAGCCACTGATCTGGGCATGGATGTGCTGGTTGAAGTGCATGACGCCAACGAGCTGCAGCGTGCTCTGGCTCTGGGTATTGACATGGTGGGCATCAATAACCGCGATCTGCGCACGTTTGACGTCACGCTCGATACCACGCTCGGATTGTTGAGCCAGATTCCACCGGACATTCTGGTCGTCACCGAAAGCGGCATCCTCTCACCAGCCGATGTCGAGCGGATGCGGAAGAACGATGTGCATGCTTTCCTGATCGGCGAAGCATTCATGCGCGCCGACGATCCGGGCGCGGCGCTGCACCATCTTTTTGGAGGAACAAGCAAATGA
- the trpD gene encoding anthranilate phosphoribosyltransferase: MEQQLDQELNISQAIALAVDRRDLSREDMRAVMRQIMSGGATPVQVAGFMVALRMKGETVDEITAAAEVMRELAVGVRVDVPNLVDIVGTGGDGSALFNVSTASGFVVAAAGGHVAKHGNRSITSKSGSADMLEAAGVALDVSADCVADCVRELGVGFMFAPKHHGSMRHAAVPRKELGVRTLFNVLGPLTNPANAPSMVLGVYAEQWLEPLAAVMRLLGARHVLVVHSHDGLDEISLAEATEVAELHEGKIHRYQITPEQFGIQRQPLASMVVDGPAQSVALIRAALGGTVGAVADMIALNAGSAIYAADLTETLAAGIARAQSILQTGAALAKLDALIAKTQACRNSTHD, from the coding sequence AATATCAGCCAAGCGATCGCGCTTGCCGTTGACCGGCGCGACCTCTCGCGTGAAGACATGCGTGCCGTGATGCGCCAGATTATGTCCGGCGGAGCGACCCCGGTCCAAGTGGCCGGTTTCATGGTTGCGCTGCGCATGAAAGGCGAAACCGTGGATGAAATCACCGCCGCCGCCGAAGTGATGCGCGAGCTGGCCGTCGGCGTGCGCGTCGATGTGCCAAACCTTGTGGATATTGTGGGCACGGGGGGAGATGGCTCGGCTTTATTTAACGTATCGACGGCTTCGGGCTTTGTGGTCGCCGCGGCGGGCGGGCACGTCGCCAAGCACGGCAATCGATCCATTACGAGCAAATCCGGCAGCGCCGACATGCTCGAAGCCGCAGGTGTGGCGCTGGATGTGTCCGCCGATTGCGTGGCCGACTGTGTGCGTGAATTGGGTGTGGGCTTTATGTTCGCGCCCAAACACCACGGTTCGATGCGTCATGCCGCCGTGCCACGAAAGGAGCTGGGCGTGCGCACGCTGTTCAACGTGCTCGGGCCGCTTACCAATCCGGCCAATGCGCCGTCGATGGTGCTGGGTGTGTATGCCGAGCAGTGGCTCGAACCACTGGCCGCCGTGATGCGCTTGTTAGGCGCCCGTCATGTTCTGGTGGTGCACAGTCATGATGGATTGGATGAAATCAGCCTCGCTGAGGCGACCGAAGTGGCCGAACTGCATGAAGGCAAAATCCATCGTTACCAGATCACGCCGGAGCAATTCGGTATCCAGCGTCAACCATTGGCATCCATGGTGGTGGATGGGCCCGCGCAAAGCGTTGCGCTGATTCGAGCCGCCCTGGGCGGCACTGTGGGTGCCGTTGCCGATATGATTGCGCTGAATGCCGGTTCGGCGATTTACGCTGCCGATCTGACCGAGACGTTGGCAGCGGGCATTGCCCGTGCGCAGTCGATTCTTCAAACCGGTGCAGCGCTGGCTAAACTCGATGCCCTGATCGCCAAAACACAGGCCTGCCGGAATTCCACACATGACTGA